One window of the Leptospira broomii serovar Hurstbridge str. 5399 genome contains the following:
- a CDS encoding AMP-binding protein — MEPSKLPSLNSQTLYYLMKVSAETFKDHPAQFYKPDGKSYRAVSYGELYQIVLRIGLGLTSIGVNRKENVALIADSGHRWLWVSMGITNIGCVDVPRGTDSTSEDLIYILNHSEARVAFVENSVVLRKIASNPDSFPYLKVVILFEPSSHIGPNLPFKLLHLDDLISLGDRWIQDKGEMEFHKRGESVSEDELATIVYTSGTTGRPKGVMLSHKNILFNVDMSLSIDDIQFNADDRTMAYLPPWHIAERLIETGCIRIGASEAFTSISSLGQDLQEIRPTFLLSVPRVWESFYNKIHDKLREASPFGRFLFKIFQGTASTFHKYKSRLLGLEYMLERISIFREFARRAVALLVVAFLFPANLLAMTAFSKIRKGLGGKLKFALSGAGALPEYIDRFFNSIGIPILEGYGMTELGGVSTRRRLNSITVGTLGRCIPGVEIKLIDEQGKEIHEPGVKGIAWHKGPHVMMGYYKDPEKTAEIIVDGWLNSGDLLLWTVQGELKYAGRAKDTIVLLGGENLEPEPIEFALTQSELILQAMIVGHDKKALSALLVPDWEILDKQLREWKSRLLQEIQDPNSDPDVRELFKKEIKDLVSSKNGFKNFEKVSNFYLLPKKFEPGDELTMTMKVRRNIVTDKYKDAINDLYQ, encoded by the coding sequence ATGGAACCCTCCAAACTGCCTTCTCTAAATTCACAGACGTTATATTATTTGATGAAGGTTTCCGCCGAAACTTTCAAGGATCATCCGGCTCAATTTTATAAACCGGATGGAAAATCATACAGAGCGGTTTCCTACGGCGAATTGTATCAAATTGTATTGCGAATTGGACTGGGATTAACTTCGATCGGAGTCAATAGAAAGGAAAATGTAGCGTTGATCGCGGATTCCGGGCACCGTTGGCTTTGGGTTAGTATGGGTATTACGAATATCGGATGCGTGGACGTCCCCAGAGGAACGGATTCTACTTCCGAAGATTTAATTTACATCCTAAACCATTCGGAAGCTCGAGTAGCATTCGTTGAAAATTCGGTCGTGCTACGAAAGATAGCTTCGAATCCGGATTCGTTTCCTTACCTAAAAGTCGTAATTTTATTCGAACCTTCCTCTCATATAGGCCCGAACCTACCATTCAAATTATTGCATCTAGACGACTTAATCTCGTTAGGCGATCGTTGGATTCAGGATAAGGGAGAAATGGAATTTCATAAGCGCGGAGAATCCGTTTCCGAAGATGAATTAGCCACAATAGTCTATACTTCCGGAACGACTGGAAGACCGAAAGGAGTGATGCTTTCTCACAAGAATATTCTTTTCAATGTGGATATGTCCCTTTCCATCGATGATATTCAGTTCAATGCGGATGATCGTACCATGGCTTATTTGCCTCCGTGGCATATCGCGGAAAGATTGATCGAAACCGGATGTATTCGAATCGGGGCCTCCGAGGCGTTCACGTCGATTTCTAGTCTTGGTCAAGATTTACAGGAAATTCGCCCTACTTTTTTGCTCTCCGTTCCCCGCGTATGGGAAAGTTTTTATAATAAGATTCATGATAAGCTAAGAGAAGCATCCCCGTTCGGTAGATTTCTATTTAAAATATTCCAAGGAACTGCTTCGACATTTCATAAATATAAAAGTCGCTTACTCGGCCTTGAATATATGTTGGAACGAATTTCGATCTTTCGCGAATTCGCTCGAAGAGCGGTCGCATTGCTCGTGGTTGCCTTCTTATTTCCCGCAAATCTACTTGCCATGACTGCTTTTTCCAAGATTCGGAAAGGATTAGGAGGAAAACTTAAATTCGCCCTTTCCGGGGCCGGAGCATTGCCGGAATACATTGATCGATTCTTCAATTCCATCGGAATTCCCATCTTGGAAGGTTACGGTATGACCGAATTAGGTGGAGTCTCAACAAGAAGGCGATTAAACTCCATTACGGTCGGAACATTAGGTCGTTGCATTCCGGGAGTCGAGATCAAACTTATCGACGAGCAAGGTAAAGAAATTCATGAACCCGGCGTAAAGGGAATCGCATGGCATAAAGGCCCGCATGTCATGATGGGTTACTATAAGGATCCGGAGAAAACGGCGGAAATCATAGTGGATGGATGGCTAAATTCGGGCGACTTATTGCTTTGGACGGTGCAAGGGGAACTTAAATATGCAGGCCGAGCCAAAGATACGATCGTTCTTTTGGGTGGCGAGAATTTAGAACCTGAGCCGATAGAATTTGCACTAACACAAAGCGAATTAATTCTACAAGCGATGATAGTCGGGCACGATAAAAAGGCCTTGAGCGCATTATTGGTGCCCGATTGGGAAATTCTGGATAAGCAATTAAGAGAATGGAAATCCAGACTATTACAGGAAATCCAGGATCCGAACTCCGATCCGGATGTAAGAGAACTCTTTAAGAAAGAAATCAAGGATCTGGTCTCCTCAAAGAACGGATTCAAGAATTTCGAAAAAGTCTCAAACTTCTATCTCTTACCGAAGAAATTCGAACCGGGAGATGAACTGACGATGACGATGAAAGTGCGAAGGAATATTGTCACCGATAAATATAAAGACGCGATAAACGACTTGTATCAATAA
- a CDS encoding DoxX family protein, producing MLSLTQPIKNRISTILSILSAIIFLQTLFFKFTGAQESVEIFSSLGVEPWGRIWTGTFEFLIAILLLIPPLRFIGAMGGFFLMVGAVFSHLLFLGIVIHDDGGLLFGLALFTLVSCAVILSIEWDNRPPS from the coding sequence ATGTTGTCTCTTACTCAGCCAATTAAGAATCGAATTTCGACAATTCTATCTATTTTATCTGCTATTATCTTCCTGCAGACGTTGTTCTTTAAATTTACCGGTGCCCAGGAATCCGTAGAAATTTTCTCCTCTTTAGGGGTGGAGCCTTGGGGAAGAATTTGGACCGGGACATTCGAGTTCCTAATCGCAATTTTACTTTTGATTCCTCCTCTTCGATTCATCGGCGCAATGGGCGGTTTCTTCTTAATGGTGGGGGCCGTTTTTTCCCATTTGCTCTTTTTAGGGATTGTGATTCATGACGACGGCGGGCTTTTATTCGGATTAGCGCTCTTTACCCTCGTATCATGTGCGGTCATCTTAAGTATAGAATGGGATAATCGTCCTCCATCCTGA
- a CDS encoding serine hydrolase domain-containing protein: MNQKTYFKIFIVVQLFIIACNSNNQYYRALTSGYPNPQTFKIFPERKVETSGPISFISKSEKRKMRDALTFRTVRDGMQTVPFDEILKITRTNALIVIKENKLVYENYLNGFDRESLQTSFSSAKSILSTLIGIAIEEGKIQSVNDPVIKYIPELKNRGLDTLKIRDIMMMSTGIDYKRVEDTFFLLIPFSPDITTFYGDNLRAIIGDLHSGKVPVGKSFNYNDYYPILEGIILERVTGTTISNYTRKKLWEPMGMEFDASWSLDSEEHGFERVHVAFNARAIDFARFGLLFLNNGTWNGRKIVSSDWVQQSTSPDPNDDRDWMVFKFWPKIGGYYKYHWWGMKNEDQTYDYMARGNLGQIIFVSPSRKTVIVRLGEEPNNNYQWPFIAKALAGQLE, from the coding sequence ATGAACCAAAAAACCTATTTCAAAATATTCATAGTAGTTCAGCTTTTTATAATTGCTTGCAATTCGAATAATCAATATTATCGCGCCTTAACGAGCGGATATCCGAATCCTCAAACTTTTAAAATCTTCCCTGAAAGAAAGGTCGAAACATCCGGCCCGATTTCATTTATCAGTAAGTCGGAAAAGAGGAAGATGCGGGACGCTTTAACATTTCGGACTGTTCGCGACGGCATGCAAACGGTCCCTTTCGATGAAATTTTGAAAATTACCCGAACAAATGCACTCATCGTAATTAAAGAAAACAAGTTAGTTTATGAAAACTATCTGAACGGATTCGATCGGGAGAGCCTTCAAACTTCCTTCTCTTCGGCAAAGTCCATACTTTCGACGCTGATCGGTATCGCAATCGAGGAAGGAAAAATTCAGAGCGTAAACGATCCCGTCATAAAATACATACCCGAGTTGAAAAATCGCGGTTTGGATACTTTGAAGATCAGAGACATTATGATGATGTCTACCGGAATAGACTATAAACGAGTTGAAGATACTTTTTTTCTTCTGATTCCTTTTTCACCCGATATTACCACGTTTTACGGCGACAATCTGCGCGCAATAATCGGAGATTTACATTCCGGTAAAGTGCCCGTCGGCAAATCATTTAACTATAACGATTATTATCCAATACTTGAAGGAATCATTTTAGAACGGGTGACCGGAACTACTATTTCAAACTATACTCGAAAAAAATTATGGGAACCGATGGGTATGGAATTCGATGCATCCTGGAGTCTGGATAGCGAAGAGCACGGGTTCGAAAGAGTGCACGTTGCTTTCAACGCTCGAGCAATCGATTTTGCACGATTCGGACTCCTTTTTCTGAACAACGGAACTTGGAACGGCCGTAAAATCGTGTCAAGCGATTGGGTGCAGCAATCGACTTCGCCGGATCCTAACGATGATCGAGACTGGATGGTATTCAAATTCTGGCCCAAGATAGGCGGTTACTATAAGTATCATTGGTGGGGGATGAAAAATGAGGACCAAACGTACGATTATATGGCGCGAGGAAATTTAGGACAAATCATCTTCGTCTCGCCTTCCAGAAAGACGGTCATAGTTCGCTTAGGCGAGGAGCCTAATAATAATTATCAGTGGCCTTTTATCGCAAAAGCATTAGCAGGGCAACTGGAATAG
- a CDS encoding Yip1 family protein translates to MKILKTYLEEAIALVRSPRRTFTEMTSDYRYRISIQRAFFFILLSFLFSELFSVKSALLFFFLGGSVIDFLFRSLLPSILWTIFYSSIYTILLLASGTGVLYLIAKYSRGLLDHLRITTYVSRLSFLTTLLAILNATFASGWFGVLLIILFFSYSAYLIMNALYYGLKCERKYAILGSLIIAVLSAVLFNFNGERISGEFSRPTQPKLLTPEEEREKTQQAKEIIEKLERERREKGLEK, encoded by the coding sequence ATGAAGATTTTAAAAACGTATTTGGAAGAAGCGATCGCCTTGGTTCGGTCCCCCCGTAGGACATTTACTGAAATGACCTCGGATTACCGTTACCGAATTTCGATTCAAAGAGCCTTCTTTTTTATACTCTTAAGTTTCCTTTTTAGCGAACTTTTCTCCGTCAAATCTGCGCTTCTCTTTTTCTTTTTAGGAGGTTCCGTAATAGACTTCCTATTTAGAAGTCTATTACCTTCCATTTTGTGGACCATTTTTTATTCGTCGATCTATACAATTCTTCTCCTAGCTTCCGGAACCGGAGTATTATATTTGATCGCGAAATATTCTCGCGGTCTATTAGATCATTTACGAATTACGACATACGTTTCCAGACTTTCTTTTTTAACGACCCTATTGGCTATTTTAAACGCGACATTTGCTTCGGGCTGGTTCGGAGTTCTATTGATTATTTTATTTTTTTCTTATAGTGCGTATTTAATTATGAATGCACTATATTACGGATTAAAATGCGAACGGAAATACGCCATACTCGGAAGTTTAATCATTGCCGTTTTATCCGCGGTTCTTTTCAATTTCAACGGAGAAAGAATTTCGGGGGAATTTTCGCGACCTACCCAACCGAAGCTTCTCACGCCTGAGGAAGAGCGGGAGAAAACCCAGCAAGCAAAGGAAATCATCGAAAAATTAGAACGAGAACGAAGGGAAAAGGGTCTTGAGAAGTAA
- a CDS encoding thioesterase family protein: MARVQLHLPENLSWHTSLRIRIYDTNFAGHLAHDRVVSLLHEARARLFSEKGYTELDVEGSGIILTDLVVVYKAEAFFADEVRVEIGASDFSSKGCDLFYRMTHTDGPITGKVICEAKTGLVFMDYATRKVSEIPDVFRSWF; the protein is encoded by the coding sequence ATGGCCAGAGTCCAATTGCATTTACCAGAGAATCTTTCCTGGCACACATCGTTAAGAATTCGAATTTATGATACGAACTTTGCGGGACATCTTGCTCATGATCGAGTGGTCTCCTTGCTCCACGAGGCCCGGGCTCGCTTGTTTTCGGAGAAAGGATACACCGAATTAGACGTGGAAGGTTCCGGAATTATTTTGACGGATCTAGTCGTCGTTTACAAGGCGGAGGCCTTCTTTGCCGATGAAGTTCGTGTCGAGATCGGTGCGTCTGATTTTAGCTCCAAAGGCTGCGATTTATTCTATCGAATGACTCATACCGACGGCCCGATTACCGGAAAGGTGATTTGCGAAGCAAAGACAGGATTAGTGTTTATGGATTATGCCACTCGAAAAGTTTCAGAAATTCCCGACGTCTTTAGAAGTTGGTTCTGA
- a CDS encoding NAD(P)/FAD-dependent oxidoreductase translates to MIQELQVRVVPEIAGQEEELKRYLSKNAKIPLSDIRHIEILNRSIDARQRTVIINLGVRIYVREDFARKPILLPEYPDVRNAEEILVIGAGPAGLFAALQLIESGLKPIIIERGKDVKNRPVDLRSINAHHIVNEDSNYCFGEGGAGTYSDGKLYTRSKKRGNVRRILELLVGFGASPEILIEAHPHIGTNKLPNIVRRIREVILERGGEVHFNQRVTDFLLEGDRIHGVVTKNGNRFKSNKVILATGHSARDIFTLLHLKGIEIELKPIAIGVRVEHKQSLIDSIQYRCGDRGPFLPPSPYSIVKQVEGRGVYSFCMCPGGVIAACATKPEEIVTNGWSSSRRARPTANSGIVVELRQEDFKSFAMHGPLAAMEFQKEVERSAWIAGGKTQAAPAQRLVDFVEGKISGDLPKTSYPPGIKSVDLKTVLPPLIYRTLQVGFREFDKSMRGYLTNEAVVHAPETRTSSPVSIPRDSESLQHIRIKGLYPCGEGAGYAGGIVSAAMDGIRCANAIAAESRL, encoded by the coding sequence ATGATACAAGAACTTCAGGTTCGGGTGGTTCCTGAAATTGCAGGACAAGAAGAAGAATTAAAACGTTACCTCTCGAAAAACGCTAAGATTCCACTATCCGACATTCGCCATATAGAAATCCTAAATCGATCGATCGATGCCAGGCAGAGAACCGTAATTATAAATTTAGGGGTTCGAATCTACGTTCGTGAAGATTTCGCCCGGAAACCTATCCTCCTGCCCGAATATCCCGATGTGCGCAATGCCGAAGAGATACTCGTGATAGGAGCCGGACCTGCCGGGTTATTCGCAGCGCTTCAATTAATCGAATCCGGACTTAAACCTATTATTATAGAGCGCGGAAAAGACGTAAAAAATAGACCGGTAGATTTACGAAGTATTAATGCGCATCATATCGTTAACGAGGATTCAAATTATTGCTTTGGCGAAGGCGGAGCCGGAACCTATTCGGACGGAAAGCTCTACACTCGATCCAAAAAACGCGGGAACGTTCGCCGAATTCTTGAGCTACTCGTAGGGTTCGGAGCAAGTCCTGAAATATTGATAGAAGCACACCCTCATATAGGAACGAATAAGTTACCGAATATAGTCCGTCGTATCCGCGAAGTTATATTGGAGCGGGGCGGGGAAGTCCATTTCAATCAACGCGTTACCGATTTTCTTCTGGAAGGCGATCGAATCCACGGAGTCGTCACTAAAAACGGGAACCGTTTTAAATCGAATAAGGTGATTCTAGCTACCGGACATTCGGCTAGGGATATCTTTACGCTACTGCATTTAAAGGGCATTGAAATAGAACTAAAACCCATTGCAATCGGAGTGAGAGTGGAGCATAAACAATCTCTAATAGACTCAATTCAGTATCGGTGCGGAGATCGAGGCCCTTTTCTCCCTCCTTCTCCATACAGTATCGTAAAACAGGTGGAAGGAAGGGGAGTTTATTCCTTTTGCATGTGTCCAGGCGGAGTGATTGCGGCATGCGCAACTAAGCCGGAGGAAATCGTTACAAACGGGTGGTCTTCATCTAGACGAGCTCGACCGACCGCAAATTCGGGTATCGTGGTAGAATTGAGACAGGAAGATTTTAAATCTTTCGCTATGCATGGTCCTTTGGCCGCAATGGAATTTCAAAAAGAGGTGGAAAGAAGCGCCTGGATTGCGGGCGGGAAAACGCAGGCGGCTCCTGCACAGCGCTTAGTCGATTTTGTGGAAGGAAAAATTTCTGGCGATCTTCCAAAAACGTCGTACCCGCCCGGTATCAAGTCCGTCGATTTGAAAACGGTCTTGCCGCCTCTTATTTATAGGACTCTACAGGTAGGTTTTCGCGAATTCGATAAATCGATGCGCGGGTATCTTACGAACGAAGCGGTCGTTCATGCTCCGGAAACTAGGACTTCGTCTCCCGTAAGTATCCCCAGAGATTCCGAATCCTTACAACATATACGTATCAAAGGCTTGTATCCTTGCGGAGAAGGAGCCGGATATGCCGGCGGAATCGTGTCCGCAGCTATGGACGGGATCCGATGTGCAAATGCAATCGCCGCAGAATCGCGCCTTTAA
- a CDS encoding FMN-binding glutamate synthase family protein, with the protein MSEKQIFEFLTIIDNHPWLFWSAIVGIFLVIVFIHDIVQRKHTIKHNFPIVGHIRYLFEMIGPELRQYWVANDKEEMPFNRAERSWVYATAKKQNNNFGFGTTELLYDAGYPIIKHAAFPFPEGHAKFVDGDPSMIPSLKVMGEFHRRKKMYRPPSVVNISAMSYGSLGERAVSALNQGAKLARCYHNTGEGGLSPFHAFGADVMWQLGTGYFGARDEHGRFSMDKFLERLAGNQNVRAIEIKLSQGAKPGKGGILPGAKVTPEIAKIRGIKAGQDCVSPNAHSEFKDVEGLIDFIEKIAEQTGLPVGIKSAVGETQFWRELAKRMKETGKGPDFITIDGGEGGTGAAPLTFTDHVSLPFKVGFARVYTIFQAEKLSDNIVWIGSGKLGFPDRTIIAFAMGCDLIHVAREAMMSIGCIQAQKCHTGHCPTGIATQSKWLQAGLDVSIKADRAANYIKGFRKELLSVAHACGYEHPLQFTGHDIEIGAGLNRFRTLTDVLEYEREPVRFTTMMDYTSFIPQKA; encoded by the coding sequence ATGTCTGAAAAACAGATCTTCGAGTTTTTAACAATCATAGACAATCATCCTTGGTTATTTTGGTCGGCAATCGTCGGAATTTTTTTAGTTATCGTTTTTATCCACGACATAGTACAAAGAAAGCACACAATCAAACACAACTTCCCTATCGTCGGCCATATTCGGTACTTATTCGAAATGATCGGTCCCGAGCTGCGACAATATTGGGTTGCAAACGATAAGGAGGAGATGCCCTTCAATCGTGCCGAACGATCCTGGGTCTATGCGACCGCAAAAAAACAGAATAATAATTTCGGCTTCGGAACAACGGAACTTTTGTACGACGCCGGATATCCGATCATAAAGCATGCCGCATTTCCGTTTCCGGAAGGACATGCTAAGTTCGTAGATGGAGATCCCTCGATGATCCCTTCCTTGAAAGTCATGGGGGAATTTCACCGCAGAAAGAAAATGTATCGCCCCCCGTCCGTAGTTAATATTTCGGCGATGTCGTACGGATCGCTGGGCGAAAGGGCGGTCTCAGCTTTGAATCAAGGCGCAAAATTAGCCCGGTGCTATCACAATACCGGCGAAGGTGGCCTATCTCCGTTTCACGCCTTTGGAGCCGACGTAATGTGGCAATTAGGGACCGGATATTTCGGAGCTCGAGACGAACACGGCCGCTTTTCGATGGACAAGTTTTTGGAGCGTCTTGCGGGAAATCAGAACGTAAGAGCAATTGAAATCAAACTCTCTCAGGGTGCTAAACCGGGTAAAGGCGGTATACTACCCGGTGCGAAAGTCACTCCGGAAATAGCTAAAATTCGAGGTATAAAAGCGGGTCAGGATTGTGTTTCACCCAACGCGCATTCCGAATTTAAGGATGTGGAAGGCCTGATCGATTTCATCGAGAAGATCGCCGAGCAAACAGGGCTTCCCGTCGGAATCAAAAGCGCGGTCGGGGAAACGCAATTTTGGAGAGAGCTAGCTAAGCGAATGAAAGAAACCGGAAAAGGACCCGACTTTATCACCATAGACGGCGGAGAAGGCGGAACGGGAGCCGCACCTCTAACGTTTACTGATCACGTTTCTTTGCCGTTCAAAGTGGGTTTCGCTCGAGTGTATACGATCTTTCAGGCGGAAAAACTATCCGATAACATCGTATGGATCGGCAGCGGCAAATTAGGTTTTCCTGATAGAACTATCATAGCCTTTGCGATGGGCTGTGACTTGATCCATGTAGCTCGGGAAGCCATGATGTCAATCGGTTGTATCCAGGCTCAAAAATGTCATACCGGCCATTGCCCGACCGGCATTGCGACCCAGAGTAAATGGTTACAAGCCGGGCTTGATGTCTCTATAAAGGCCGATCGAGCAGCGAACTACATCAAGGGATTTAGGAAGGAATTACTCTCCGTCGCACATGCTTGCGGGTACGAACATCCGTTGCAATTTACCGGACATGATATAGAAATCGGAGCCGGTCTAAATCGGTTTCGAACCTTAACCGACGTTTTGGAATATGAACGCGAACCGGTTCGATTCACTACGATGATGGATTATACTAGCTTCATTCCGCAAAAAGCCTAA
- a CDS encoding UDP-2,3-diacylglucosamine diphosphatase, whose protein sequence is MKFPRGKTYDGFFVSDIHYLLNKKIKSHKHKELFQLLDHLDRKEIKFHNVYLVGDIIESWFFSADRRLRKVKGKKRFNKLFDRLDRLASGKGRKYYIVGNHDTTSYLMRLSPNVETYLRERDWVICEKAEDETLIALHGHQGQYNKFTWIGSIFVLRLLHVFASLFPGVFKFSETFYHKHLNRQDPTTTEETLAYYQRLAKFAHQGKKVLISGHTHDFLCLPKMNIINTGDWVKSNTFVIQELRKFIGIRMTARKEFKKEFRLKV, encoded by the coding sequence ATGAAATTCCCCCGAGGAAAAACTTACGACGGATTCTTCGTCTCAGATATCCACTATCTCCTAAATAAAAAAATTAAGTCGCACAAGCACAAAGAACTTTTTCAACTCTTGGATCATCTCGATCGCAAGGAAATCAAGTTTCACAACGTTTACTTAGTCGGCGACATCATCGAAAGTTGGTTCTTTAGCGCGGACCGTAGATTAAGAAAGGTTAAAGGTAAAAAGCGATTTAATAAACTCTTCGATCGCTTGGATCGCCTCGCCAGCGGCAAAGGACGTAAATATTATATTGTCGGGAATCACGATACGACGTCCTATTTAATGCGCCTTTCCCCGAACGTAGAAACCTATTTACGCGAGCGAGATTGGGTTATCTGTGAGAAAGCCGAGGATGAAACTCTGATCGCTCTTCACGGACACCAAGGGCAATATAATAAGTTTACGTGGATAGGATCTATATTCGTTCTACGATTACTGCATGTCTTCGCTTCCTTGTTTCCAGGAGTATTCAAATTCTCGGAAACTTTCTATCATAAACACTTAAACCGGCAGGATCCGACGACTACTGAGGAAACTTTGGCGTACTACCAGCGGTTAGCTAAGTTCGCTCATCAGGGAAAGAAAGTGTTGATTTCCGGTCACACGCATGATTTCCTTTGTCTGCCCAAAATGAACATCATCAACACCGGCGATTGGGTTAAAAGTAATACCTTCGTAATACAGGAACTTCGTAAGTTCATCGGAATTCGAATGACCGCCAGAAAAGAATTCAAGAAAGAATTCCGCTTGAAAGTTTGA
- a CDS encoding glycerophosphodiester phosphodiesterase has protein sequence MSFSTFQLRGKNLLFLSVFFLSIVLGSSCVHHSPRQEQVQKQFPEKFMIIGHRGARALAPENTLAGFRLAAKYGHGFELDTMLCKTGELVVIHDYSLDRVTNGKGKVKDSSLADIKHLDAGSHFSPEYKGEQIPTLDEVLNEFGGKAVIDIEIKSEESGEPAQKVADAVVDLLTKKKFPAKVFVSSFNPMVLERIKETKPEILRGQIYGTFKDSTLAYYKKVALKNLLLNKKAVPDILAPEHLLVDEEYVKEYHKLGYKIYPWTVNDPNEMRKLIQVGVDGIITDKPDLLAQILKEFGN, from the coding sequence ATGTCGTTTTCAACGTTCCAACTACGAGGAAAAAATTTACTATTTTTATCCGTTTTCTTTCTATCGATCGTTTTAGGATCTTCCTGCGTTCACCATTCTCCTAGACAAGAACAAGTCCAAAAACAATTTCCGGAAAAGTTCATGATCATAGGACATCGCGGAGCGAGAGCTTTGGCGCCGGAAAATACCCTAGCCGGGTTCCGACTAGCCGCAAAATACGGTCACGGCTTCGAGCTTGATACGATGTTATGTAAGACCGGCGAACTTGTCGTTATTCACGATTATAGCCTGGACAGAGTGACAAATGGTAAAGGAAAAGTTAAAGATTCAAGTCTTGCCGATATCAAGCATCTTGACGCGGGAAGCCATTTTTCGCCGGAATATAAAGGAGAGCAGATCCCGACGCTGGACGAGGTTTTAAATGAATTCGGCGGGAAGGCGGTCATTGATATCGAAATCAAATCCGAAGAATCCGGCGAGCCGGCACAGAAAGTTGCGGATGCCGTCGTAGATTTGTTGACCAAAAAAAAATTCCCCGCTAAAGTTTTCGTTTCTTCGTTTAATCCGATGGTTTTAGAACGAATCAAGGAAACAAAGCCGGAGATTCTGAGAGGGCAAATTTACGGGACTTTTAAAGATTCTACTTTGGCATATTATAAAAAAGTCGCGTTAAAAAATCTTCTTTTAAACAAAAAGGCCGTGCCGGATATTCTCGCGCCTGAACATCTTTTAGTCGATGAGGAATACGTAAAAGAATATCATAAATTAGGATATAAGATTTATCCTTGGACGGTGAACGATCCTAACGAAATGAGAAAGCTCATCCAAGTAGGAGTGGATGGAATCATCACTGACAAGCCGGATTTACTCGCCCAAATCCTGAAAGAATTCGGGAACTGA
- a CDS encoding RNA recognition motif domain-containing protein produces MQNRKLFVGNLNYSVGHSEINELFSNYGEVAFVKIIEGKGFGFVEMANEQQAENAKNSLNGTEFKGRTLNVDVAKPQTFNNRPKRH; encoded by the coding sequence ATGCAAAATCGCAAACTTTTTGTAGGAAATCTGAACTACTCTGTAGGACACTCAGAAATTAACGAACTATTCTCTAACTATGGTGAAGTGGCTTTTGTTAAAATTATCGAAGGCAAAGGCTTTGGCTTCGTTGAAATGGCAAATGAACAACAAGCTGAGAATGCTAAGAACAGCCTGAATGGCACTGAATTTAAGGGTAGAACTTTAAACGTAGACGTTGCAAAACCTCAAACGTTTAATAACCGCCCGAAAAGACATTAA